TGTTTAGACCTTGTCTGGGTTAAGGTGGGCTGTCTGGATTTTTTCCCAATTACGGGAACTTCCAGTCCAGCGTTGCGGATGTTTAGCACGTGCTGCTTCGTAGACGACTTTACGGTTATCCAGAAGCTTGTCGTCCAAGCCTTCATGGCGTTGCGCTGGAGTAATAAACCGAATAGCGCTGTGACGATGCTCATGGTTGTACCATTCCACTAAGCTTGTGACCCACTGACGCGCTTCCGTAACATCGGCGAACGGCTTTAGCGGATAGTTAGGACGATATTTCAAGGTCTTAAACAACGATTCTGAGTACGGATTATCGTTGCTAACCGATGGCCGACTAAACGAAGGCATGACACCCAGTTGTTGCAAGGTCGCCAGCATAGTCGATCCCTTCATCGGACTGCCGTTGTCAGAATGCAGGATAAGCTGTTCTGCCTGTATCCCTTCACGATGACAGAGATCACGTAACAATTCGCCAGCCAAGGCGCTGTTTTCTTCTTCATACACCTGCCAACCGACGATCTTTCGGCTGAAAATATCAACAAATAGATACAGATAGAAAAACTGTCCACGGATCAGTGATGGCAGATAAGTAATGTCCCAACTGTACAGTTGATTAGGTGCTGTAGCACATGCCGCGCGTGGCTTTGTTCGTGTTTGAGCCGGACGTTCGCTACGCCGATGGGTAAGCTGTTTTTCCTCGCGCAGGATGCGATAGAAGGTCGACTCAGACGCCAGATAGCTACCTTGGTCGGCCAGTCGTGGCACGATCTGACTCGGTGGCAGATGACCAAATTCATCTGAATTAGCGACGATCAGCACCTCGGCACGCTCGATTGCTGTTAGTTTGTGTGGCGGTTGATAGTCACGCAAGGGGCGTTGATCGCAGTGAATCGTCTCACCTGTCTGCCAGCGTTGTAAGGTACGCTCACTAAGTCCTAATACTTCACAGGCTTTAGCTTGACGTGCTCCCGCAGTTACTGATTCATTAAGTAAAGCAATCACTTGTTCGCGCTCTTCGTGGCCAGTCATTCGACCTCTCCCCCCAAGAGCGCCCGGAACTTTTTTTGCAGTACCAACAGCGCTGCGGCTTCTGCTAAGGCTTTGTCTTTACGCAATAAATTGCGCTCAAGGCTTTGGACTTCTTCTTTCAATATACGCAGGACCCGCGCTTCTTCACGCTTGTCTACTAAGTCATCCTGGCGGCAGAAATCAGCTTTCCATTGTTCCAACTGATGAATAAAAACGCCGCGTTCACGACACCAGGCATTTAAGTCTTCACCGATCAAATTATAGGTTTTTTGTAAAGCAGTAAAGCGTTCTTCAGAGCTCCAATCTTCGGGACGCTTTGATTTTAGCGGTGCAAGTTTGACGTCCTGTTCCTTCTGTTTCATCCAAGCCTTCAAGGTTGTTAAATGGATATTCAATTCGTTTGCGACGGACTGAACTGATTGGTCATTACTACGATTGTATACTTTTACCAGGGCCTGCTCTCTGAAGCCTACTGAATACCTTTTATATTTTTTCATTTCTACTCTCAAATTTTATTTTTTCTTAAAAGTTGAGGCGACAACTATTCTGACGCAGGGGGAAGCTTCTGGATAACCGTAAAGCCGTCTACAAAGCAGCACGTGCTAAACATCCGCAACGCTGGACTGGAAGCTCCCGTAATTGGGGAAAAATCCAGACAGTCCACCTTAACCCAGACAAGGCCTAAACAAAAAAATGCTATCAAGGAAGTGATTATTCAGAAAACAAACCAGAGTAAGATTTAACCGTCGATGCGACAACTACATTGACAATTACCGACGGGTGTGGGGAACGCTAACGCCATGTCAGCAAGGTAAGCGGGAAGGGCGGTTCATCCCCACGGGTGTGGGGAACGCTTTACTGAGCCGTTTAAGATGTACTTTGCGTACGGTTCATCCCCACGGGTGTGGGGAACGCAGTTTTTTCAGTAGTAATTGAAAGAGCTACTGCGGTTCATCCCCACGGGTGTGGGGAACGCACTGATCATAACATACTGTTAATCATAAGAAATAATGACCTCTTATTTTCCACCAAAAAAACAGCTGTTTTTTAGCCTTAAATTGTTAAAGAGCGTGATCCTATTTTTGATCTTCAACAGGGTAAAAAGAAACCAATTTTAATCCGTCAAACTCGACCGGTAAGCGCCGATTTTTACCCAAGGTTATAAAATCAAAACCGGATTCGGTATTGGTACTCCAAGTCATAATTGCATTACCTTCTTCAATACCTTGTTCGATTTGCGACCAAAGCATTTCTCTCACTTTAGCCGATAAATCGCCAACATAAACACCCGCACGAATCTCGATTAGCCATACCGCTAATCGACCTCTTAATCGATGCGGAACATTTTCAACTACGATGACCAACATCGCCGATACTCTCTGGATTAGGAATGGCTGGCGCAATACTTTCTTCAGCCGCTTTGGGCAGTTCAAATTCGCCGGCAGCCAGCACCTCTTCAATGGTAGGAATAATTTTTCTGAGAATTTTACTTTGCCGAAAAATATCGCGGCACATTAACCGTACTTCGCGTTCCGGATCATGATAATTTTTAGCAGCAATTTTGAAGGCATGGGGGATAATCGCGTCAAATTTAAACAAATCGGCAATGTCGTAAACAAAGGACAAGGGTTTGCCAGTGTGGATAAATCCGATGGCGGGCGCATAACCCGCTGCCAACACCGCCGCTTCAGTAATACCATAAAGACAGGCTGTCGCCGCACTGATACAACGATTTGACGTATCGCCTGCTTCCCATTGGGTGTAGTCATAATTACGCCCTTTCCAATCGACACCCGCCTGCTTGGCCAACAATTGGTAAGTTTTTTTAACACGAGAGCCTTCTATACCTCGCAACTGTTCAACACTGCGGCGTTCGGGCGGTTTTTCACCAAAGCGAATTTCGTACATTTTACGCACAACTTTTAAGCGAGCATCATCATCCAGGGCTAATTTGGCTTGATACAACAACCGGTCTGACCGTGCTCCACCGGGTTGTCCTGCGGCATATAACCGAACTCCGGCTTCACCTATCCAAACCAACAACGTCCCTGCCCGTGCAGCTAAAGCGACGGCATGATGCGAAACCCGTGTGCCTGGCTCAAGCATAATACAAGCCACACTGCCAACAGGAATATGGGTACGAATACCGGTTTCATCGATAACGACAAAAGCGCCGTCTTTAACATCAATTTGACCTTTTTCCACAAACACCATAGAAACACGTTCTTTCATGGTGATAGGTTTTAAGGGTGGCAGCATAATTATTCCTTCAATAAATGGTTTTGAAAGGGTGGATGGTTTTTGGCAGACTGATTTTAATAATGAGCCAAACGGTTAAAAGTATTCGGCTGCGACTTACTATTTTAAAAAAACAACTGGTGAACCGCCTCGTTGGTATGAACAATCCGAATATAAAAATCAGCATCAGAGACTTTCAGAATGATTAAACCAGACTTGGACAGCTAGGAAGCCTCTTTATCTGAATGTAAACAAGTTGTAAATAACGCATACCAGCCATATTGTTAAGTTGCAACATGTGCTTTTGCTTTCCGCTGTCCTATTTTTATCATTAAAATGCGTGTATGGATGGTTCACTCAGCGCCTATGGAAGGTCCGCTGGCGCGCATGGGACGTTACTGAAATAACGACCCGCTGAATGCCTTGATAGCTATGGCCTACGCGATTCCGGAGGAGCCTTCCATACGCGCCAATGGAAGACTCGTACCCACTATTCTTTCTTCCAATAGCGCTATTGAGGATTTTCTACTCAGGTTTAATCACCGGCAACTCTAAATCAGTATGCTCACTGGCTTAATAAGCCATATCGTGCGTAACAATTAAGCGTTGGCTGGCAGATTTCACTTGCCCCATGAAATTCAATTGCAATTAAATCCTGGCTAAAGAAAGCAAACCGCACCCAAAAGCTTTGGCAGGGCCGATGCCTTGTTTGATTTTACAAGGGAAATCATCTGATTATCTCTGCAATAACGCATGTAAAAACTCAGGAGCCAAATCAGCTTCGTTAGGCCAAACCACAGTAGATAATTCTTTATTCAACTTAACCTGACAGAATAAAGTCAGGTCTTTAAGTGGTTCAAATACTGTTCCCCACAGTTCATCCTCTAAATTGACGATGCCTTCTGAAGTATCGTTAAAACGTAGCCACAATTGATAATCGTGAAGATAAATAACGTTTGTTATCTGTAAGATCATTTGTAAGCGCCAAAAGATACCCAGCAACAAATTAAGCCACTGATAACCATAGCTTTTAGCCACATCGCCGTATCAGTAGCAATCCACAACCAAAAGCCTTTGATCTGCCAATACCTGTAAATAAAGCATCCTTAAATTTATCTATATCAGTTACTTGTAGCTCACCGGTAAAATCGACTGAGCTAAAACCTGACTTATCACCTTTACACCCTTTTACAGACAAACTATGCCATTGATAAGCACTGTTTTGCAGTTTTCTTAAATCATTGTCGTCAGTAAGCAGCTTAAATCCCAGTCGTTCACCCTGATTTTTAAACCAGTTTTCAAGAGATCTATCAATACAGGATTTTAGTGCCCATTCCAAAAGTTCAGAAAGTTGCTTGCACTGCTGTAATTTCTCGGCATAAAGTGGATCAGCTTGTAGTATGTCAGTAAGACGCTGACTGAATGCTTCTCCACCTTTATCCAAAAGAAGTTTTTTATAAGCACTCTTTTCCTGTTTTTCTGGCAACTGAGTTTCAAGATTGAATTCTTTAACCAGTAATTTTAAAAACTGCTGCTGTGCATCCATGACTACATCATGTTTTTTACCGAGCCTTGTCACCACTGGATTGGCTCGACATTCAAAGGTCAAATGTTGCCCGACTGCCAATTGTGGTTGATAATTTTTAAAATCAACACTGAATAACTCATTTTCGATTGGCTTGGTTTGCGATACCAAATAATAAACAGATTCGCCGCGCACAGTGGGCAATGCTCCCAATTGTTCACGGGCAATTTCTTCGCGGTATAAAAAAGTTCTTTGCTTTTCTTCCGGGAACAAATCCCATAACAGACGATGAATACCGTAAACATTGCCTTCCAGCACTTTACCTAATTGCGATGATTTAAAAATATTAGGACGAATGCGAACTCTGGAAAAATACATTACGCTCCTCCCGAACAAAATAAATAATGCTCTTGGCGCGGCATAAACTGCCAGCGCTTACGAGATAACGGTTGATCATGCCGTGTGCGCGTTTGTCGCCGAGTTAAAGCCAAAGTATCATCGGAAAAATCCTCCGGCAGTCCTTCCCAGTAATAATGGCGATCATTCGGCCGACCCAACCAGTCATAATCACGTTGTGCCAACGTGCCATCACTTGCGATTGATGTCGGCAACATGGGTTTATGTTGGTAGGCTTTAAATGCGGAAAAATAATTAGCTTGGTCAGTAATAAGCTGAGGCTGCAAGGGCGCTGCCAAAGGGCAGGATTTACGTCCCAGATACAAATGATATTTAGGCTCCAACAAAGCGGCCTGAATTTCAGCCAACGCAAAAGGAGCATTAGCTAAAGTACGAACAGCAACCAGCGCCAATGCATCAGTGCGATATTCGCGGCTGGATAAAATAGTACCCAAGCGCTGTTTGCCTAAAATCAATTCATCACGTCGAGTGCGATAAGTAAACTTACCTACCGAGTCGGGCACTTGCGTCGTGTGATAATCACGCAGCAAATTTCCGACAGCCACAACTTCCACAGCCAACGCATAACCTTGTTGCAGGTGTTGCTGTTTTTCTTCATCGTCGCGAGCAATGCCCAGCGCGGCTGCCAACAAGCCGATAATGGCCGATTTACTAGGGTAATTGGCGGTGTGGCGATTTTCACCAACGGCAATTTCACCCCAGCTTGCCATCGGCCCATATAAACGAAATACCAGAACATCCATAGCGCCCCCCTTTATTGACCGACAAAATCCAGCAGTTCAGCCAAAGTACCCTGCTCTTTTGAGACATTCAGCTCACAGCGAGTATCCGCACAGGCACCGTAGACTTTATCAAAACTATCTTTTTGTTTGATAATGGCGTTAATCGAATCGGCGATGAAATCTTCGTTTTCACGATGATTAATGGGTTTAAGGTAGGCAATTGATAATGATCTTGGTTGTTGATTGCCCCTTTCAGCCAGCACATACGAGGCATAAGCGCGAGACGCAAAGCTGTTTTGTTTACCTTCGGGAGCGACTTTAACCGCTGCTTCGGTTAGAGCGCGAATGGCTTTGTTTGCCAGATCTTCATTACCGTCCAGATTTTTAACCAGCAATTCGCGGTTGATACAAATGTAGGAATAAAACAAACCGGCAGCAAAACGTGTTTCGCCGATGTGGGCGGCGCCCGCATCTTCAAGGCCATTATTGAGATCATCAACAGCCGTGAAGTAATCATCTTCAATCACCACTGGATGTACGCTGATGGCATGAGCGACTTGACAGGCAGCTTCAATATTAAAAGAAGGACTGGAAGCTAACATACGACCAAACAGGGCAATATCTACCGCCTGTTCATTTAAGCGCAGCAACTTAATTTCATCAACCTCGGGTGCTCGCTGTTCAGCAATAAGCTTTTCAGTCAGGGCTTTAATCGTTTGTAATTCAGCAGGACTGACATGAACCAATTGTTCAATCTCAAGATCTGCCAACGGTTTGTCTTTTTCAGCTTTTTTTAACGCA
Above is a window of Methylobacter sp. S3L5C DNA encoding:
- the cas2e gene encoding type I-E CRISPR-associated endoribonuclease Cas2e, with the protein product MLVIVVENVPHRLRGRLAVWLIEIRAGVYVGDLSAKVREMLWSQIEQGIEEGNAIMTWSTNTESGFDFITLGKNRRLPVEFDGLKLVSFYPVEDQK
- the cas6e gene encoding type I-E CRISPR-associated protein Cas6/Cse3/CasE gives rise to the protein MYFSRVRIRPNIFKSSQLGKVLEGNVYGIHRLLWDLFPEEKQRTFLYREEIAREQLGALPTVRGESVYYLVSQTKPIENELFSVDFKNYQPQLAVGQHLTFECRANPVVTRLGKKHDVVMDAQQQFLKLLVKEFNLETQLPEKQEKSAYKKLLLDKGGEAFSQRLTDILQADPLYAEKLQQCKQLSELLEWALKSCIDRSLENWFKNQGERLGFKLLTDDNDLRKLQNSAYQWHSLSVKGCKGDKSGFSSVDFTGELQVTDIDKFKDALFTGIGRSKAFGCGLLLIRRCG
- the cas5e gene encoding type I-E CRISPR-associated protein Cas5/CasD; translated protein: MDVLVFRLYGPMASWGEIAVGENRHTANYPSKSAIIGLLAAALGIARDDEEKQQHLQQGYALAVEVVAVGNLLRDYHTTQVPDSVGKFTYRTRRDELILGKQRLGTILSSREYRTDALALVAVRTLANAPFALAEIQAALLEPKYHLYLGRKSCPLAAPLQPQLITDQANYFSAFKAYQHKPMLPTSIASDGTLAQRDYDWLGRPNDRHYYWEGLPEDFSDDTLALTRRQTRTRHDQPLSRKRWQFMPRQEHYLFCSGGA
- the cas1e gene encoding type I-E CRISPR-associated endonuclease Cas1e; translation: MLPPLKPITMKERVSMVFVEKGQIDVKDGAFVVIDETGIRTHIPVGSVACIMLEPGTRVSHHAVALAARAGTLLVWIGEAGVRLYAAGQPGGARSDRLLYQAKLALDDDARLKVVRKMYEIRFGEKPPERRSVEQLRGIEGSRVKKTYQLLAKQAGVDWKGRNYDYTQWEAGDTSNRCISAATACLYGITEAAVLAAGYAPAIGFIHTGKPLSFVYDIADLFKFDAIIPHAFKIAAKNYHDPEREVRLMCRDIFRQSKILRKIIPTIEEVLAAGEFELPKAAEESIAPAIPNPESIGDVGHRS
- a CDS encoding DUF2442 domain-containing protein, coding for MAKSYGYQWLNLLLGIFWRLQMILQITNVIYLHDYQLWLRFNDTSEGIVNLEDELWGTVFEPLKDLTLFCQVKLNKELSTVVWPNEADLAPEFLHALLQR
- the cas7e gene encoding type I-E CRISPR-associated protein Cas7/Cse4/CasC, which produces MSRFIQLHLLTAYPPANLNRDDQGSPKTAKMGGYDRLRVSSQCLKRTWRTSDLFQTAMSDHLGTRTKLLGIDIYNQLIAGEIKEKDAKDWTKAMAGVFGALKKAEKDKPLADLEIEQLVHVSPAELQTIKALTEKLIAEQRAPEVDEIKLLRLNEQAVDIALFGRMLASSPSFNIEAACQVAHAISVHPVVIEDDYFTAVDDLNNGLEDAGAAHIGETRFAAGLFYSYICINRELLVKNLDGNEDLANKAIRALTEAAVKVAPEGKQNSFASRAYASYVLAERGNQQPRSLSIAYLKPINHRENEDFIADSINAIIKQKDSFDKVYGACADTRCELNVSKEQGTLAELLDFVGQ